The following are encoded in a window of Streptomyces griseiscabiei genomic DNA:
- a CDS encoding RNA polymerase sigma factor SigF has product MRTQAKHHPHDDAPDTAEAFRRLAELPPGQQRDTLRDQIIEAWLPMAERLAGRFRNRGESYDDLRQVASLGLVKAVDRYDPELGNAFESYAVPTVTGEIKRHFRDHMWTLHVPRRVQDLRNRVRFASQDLSQTISGRRPTVAEIAKHANMSEEDVQVGLEALESFTALSLDAELPGSEDGYSLSDALGSADPALDTVVDREAVKPRLAALPERERAILYMRFFGDMTQSRIAEQLGISQMHVSRLISRCCDRLRDQVMKDAV; this is encoded by the coding sequence ATGCGTACCCAGGCGAAGCACCATCCGCACGACGACGCCCCCGACACCGCCGAAGCCTTCCGCAGGCTGGCCGAGCTCCCCCCGGGCCAGCAGCGGGACACCCTGCGTGACCAGATCATCGAGGCGTGGCTCCCCATGGCCGAACGGCTCGCGGGCCGGTTCCGCAACCGCGGCGAGAGCTACGACGACCTCCGCCAGGTGGCCTCCCTCGGCCTCGTCAAGGCGGTCGACCGCTACGACCCCGAGCTGGGCAACGCCTTCGAGAGCTATGCCGTCCCCACCGTCACCGGTGAGATCAAGCGGCACTTCCGGGATCACATGTGGACCCTGCACGTGCCCCGCCGGGTCCAGGACCTGCGCAATCGTGTGCGGTTCGCCAGTCAGGACCTGTCCCAGACGATCTCGGGGCGACGGCCGACCGTCGCGGAGATCGCGAAGCACGCGAACATGAGCGAGGAGGACGTCCAGGTCGGGCTGGAGGCCCTGGAGAGCTTCACGGCGCTGTCGCTGGACGCGGAGCTGCCGGGGAGCGAGGACGGGTACTCGCTGAGCGACGCGCTGGGGTCCGCGGACCCGGCGCTCGACACGGTCGTGGACCGGGAGGCGGTCAAGCCCCGGCTGGCCGCGCTGCCGGAGCGGGAGCGGGCGATCCTGTACATGCGGTTCTTCGGGGACATGACACAGAGCCGGATCGCGGAGCAGCTGGGGATCTCGCAGATGCATGTGTCGCGGTTGATCAGCCGGTGCTGTGACCGGCTGCGGGACCAGGTGATGAAGGACGCGGTGTAG